One Deinococcus roseus DNA window includes the following coding sequences:
- a CDS encoding ABC transporter permease — MRFDFVLHVLGKEILSTWRDKRTLMSTILLPLIMIPIFTLGFPLMLGKAFQGEEQARQKVGVVGMERMPQQLRSFLEEDKKVNGKVVSSGVELIPTAKPVEDVQAGTLDAALSIPDNLPTDAGGMAATIQIYVKQNSLKSVGVMSKLEGAVNAYKDILVEKKLTASGLNRQVLTPIQTQTVDASTTAEKRSGQLAFIIPMFILQFILAGAQPTAIDSTAGEKERGTFEVLLVSPIRRLEVVLGKLGAVTVFSLVSSIFSVTGLVLAGLASKFLLPRLLNEQEGGKSVSEVFGGSLNLDSGSLLLLMGVALTVALLVSVIVLTISVYARNFKEAQTYLVPFSLLVVIPAVALQFSDFLKASVGLYAAPLIGSMISIMDIVKGAVKPDMMAVTCVSNLLFTGILLLVALRSFSREEVIFRN, encoded by the coding sequence ATGCGTTTTGATTTTGTCCTGCACGTTCTGGGCAAAGAAATCCTTTCCACCTGGCGCGACAAACGCACCCTGATGAGCACCATTTTGCTGCCCCTGATCATGATTCCGATTTTTACTCTGGGATTTCCCCTGATGCTTGGGAAGGCCTTTCAGGGTGAGGAACAGGCCCGCCAGAAGGTCGGAGTGGTTGGGATGGAACGCATGCCACAGCAACTCCGCAGTTTTCTGGAAGAAGACAAAAAAGTGAATGGCAAGGTGGTTTCATCTGGGGTGGAACTCATTCCCACGGCAAAGCCCGTTGAAGATGTGCAGGCTGGAACCCTGGATGCTGCCCTCTCCATCCCGGACAACCTGCCCACCGATGCTGGCGGAATGGCTGCCACCATTCAGATTTACGTCAAGCAGAACAGCCTCAAGAGTGTAGGTGTGATGAGCAAGCTGGAAGGGGCTGTGAACGCCTACAAAGACATCCTGGTCGAGAAGAAGCTCACGGCCTCAGGCCTGAACCGTCAGGTGTTGACCCCCATCCAGACCCAGACAGTGGATGCCAGCACCACCGCAGAGAAACGCAGCGGACAGCTGGCTTTCATCATCCCGATGTTCATTCTGCAGTTCATTCTGGCTGGCGCACAGCCCACAGCCATTGATTCCACGGCAGGTGAGAAAGAACGCGGCACCTTTGAAGTGCTGCTGGTGTCTCCCATCCGCAGGCTGGAAGTGGTGCTGGGCAAACTGGGGGCGGTGACGGTGTTTTCGCTGGTGAGTTCCATCTTCAGTGTCACAGGGTTGGTGCTGGCGGGGCTGGCCTCCAAATTCCTCTTGCCGCGCCTGCTGAACGAACAGGAAGGTGGAAAATCGGTCAGTGAGGTCTTTGGTGGAAGCCTGAACCTGGACTCTGGCAGTTTGCTGCTCCTGATGGGTGTGGCACTGACTGTGGCCTTGCTGGTGAGTGTGATTGTGCTGACCATCAGTGTGTATGCCCGCAACTTTAAGGAAGCGCAGACCTATCTGGTGCCGTTCTCCCTGCTGGTGGTGATTCCTGCAGTCGCTCTGCAATTCTCGGATTTCCTGAAAGCCAGTGTGGGCCTGTATGCCGCTCCCCTGATTGGTTCGATGATTTCCATCATGGACATTGTGAAGGGGGCAGTGAAACCAGACATGATGGCCGTCACCTGCGTCAGCAACCTGCTGTTCACCGGAATCCTGCTGCTGGTGGCTTTGCGGTCTTTCTCCAGAGAAGAAGTGATTTTCCGCAACTGA
- a CDS encoding ABC transporter ATP-binding protein, which translates to MVKIENLSKSYGKVKALKDVSFQAQDGQIFGLLGPNGAGKTTLLRTLATLLKPTQGTATVAGFDIRKDPEQVRKNIGVVNGGMGLYDRLTGREILHYFGGFYDLKRPQIEKRIAELDGFLDLREVLDRRAGEFSTGMKQKIVVARAVIHDPKVLILDEATNGLDVVARRALLDFVKSYRTGEKLVLYSTHVMEEVEELCENLAVIDHGSLLFNGSLQDLKLRTRKPRLEEAFFELARGVSHAF; encoded by the coding sequence ATGGTCAAAATTGAAAACCTCAGCAAGTCATATGGCAAGGTGAAGGCCCTCAAAGACGTCAGTTTTCAGGCCCAGGATGGACAGATTTTTGGTTTGCTGGGTCCCAACGGGGCAGGGAAGACCACCCTGCTGCGCACCCTGGCCACCCTGCTCAAACCCACCCAGGGCACTGCAACTGTGGCCGGGTTTGACATCCGCAAAGATCCCGAACAGGTGCGCAAAAACATCGGGGTGGTCAATGGAGGGATGGGGCTCTATGATCGCCTGACCGGACGGGAAATCCTGCATTACTTTGGGGGTTTTTACGACCTGAAAAGACCCCAGATTGAAAAACGCATTGCAGAACTCGATGGTTTTCTGGACCTCAGAGAAGTCCTGGATCGCCGTGCAGGAGAGTTTTCCACCGGCATGAAGCAAAAAATTGTGGTGGCCCGTGCTGTGATCCACGACCCCAAAGTGCTGATCCTGGATGAAGCCACCAACGGTCTGGATGTGGTGGCAAGGCGCGCCCTGCTGGATTTCGTGAAATCCTACCGTACAGGCGAAAAACTGGTGCTGTACAGCACCCACGTCATGGAAGAGGTGGAAGAACTCTGCGAGAACCTGGCGGTCATTGACCACGGAAGTTTGCTCTTCAATGGCAGCCTGCAAGACCTGAAGCTGAGGACCCGCAAACCCCGACTGGAAGAGGCCTTCTTTGAACTGGCCAGAGGAGTGAGCCATGCGTTTTGA
- a CDS encoding glycosyltransferase family 2 protein codes for MTGNPAVLTLIIPAYNEEKHIARVVEAALASRLGRVLVVSDASSDQTADLARKAGAEVIELPQNLGKAGAMLTGARAATTEHLMFLDADLQGLTAEHLQRLAAPVLTGKAQATVGLFSGGRASTTLASWMTRHWSGQRVLPRDILLNLPHAEHLRYAIEVALTDALKEARMGITYVTLHGVSQVTKEEKQGLLSGAKARLRMFRQIFNYHLQKAKQG; via the coding sequence ATGACCGGGAACCCTGCAGTCCTGACCCTGATCATTCCTGCATACAACGAAGAAAAACACATTGCCCGTGTGGTTGAAGCAGCACTGGCATCCAGACTGGGGCGCGTGCTGGTGGTCAGCGATGCCTCCAGCGACCAGACCGCAGACTTGGCCAGAAAAGCTGGTGCAGAAGTGATTGAGCTTCCTCAGAACCTTGGGAAAGCCGGGGCCATGCTGACTGGAGCCAGGGCCGCCACCACCGAACACCTGATGTTTCTGGATGCCGACCTGCAAGGCCTGACTGCAGAACACCTCCAAAGGCTTGCTGCCCCGGTGCTGACAGGCAAAGCACAGGCCACCGTGGGGCTCTTCTCAGGTGGACGGGCCAGCACCACCCTGGCCTCCTGGATGACCCGCCACTGGAGCGGTCAGCGGGTGCTTCCCAGAGACATCCTGTTGAATCTGCCCCATGCTGAGCACCTGAGGTATGCCATCGAGGTGGCCCTCACAGATGCATTAAAAGAAGCCCGGATGGGCATCACCTACGTGACCCTGCACGGCGTTTCACAGGTCACCAAGGAAGAAAAGCAGGGGCTGCTTTCGGGCGCAAAGGCCAGGCTGCGCATGTTCAGGCAGATTTTCAATTACCACCTGCAAAAAGCAAAACAGGGGTGA
- a CDS encoding CDP-alcohol phosphatidyltransferase family protein, with protein sequence MFRKLKRPNVLTALRIVLIVPLCLVFHSQQVGALWASLGLLAAMGLTDLFDGYYARKYNVAHREGELMDSMADGFVRLSVFLLLLSDHLIPLWMVLMVMWRDLVSWSLRFMDLARGRDEVHKRISGKINGLIQTVAIGGILIALLWAASVSHPINLLLVQLFMLAAVGTALWSTLDLLFTHKQAVKAFLRR encoded by the coding sequence ATGTTCCGCAAATTGAAACGCCCAAATGTGCTGACGGCGCTGCGTATTGTTTTGATCGTGCCCCTGTGTCTGGTGTTCCATTCCCAGCAGGTGGGGGCTCTGTGGGCCAGCCTGGGCTTGCTGGCCGCGATGGGCCTGACCGACCTTTTTGATGGTTATTACGCCCGCAAATACAATGTGGCCCACCGTGAAGGCGAACTGATGGATTCCATGGCAGATGGTTTTGTTCGCCTGAGTGTGTTTTTGCTTTTGCTCTCAGACCACCTGATTCCCCTCTGGATGGTGCTGATGGTGATGTGGCGGGATCTGGTGTCCTGGTCCTTGCGTTTCATGGACCTGGCCCGTGGCCGCGACGAGGTGCACAAGCGCATCTCTGGCAAGATCAACGGCCTGATTCAGACGGTGGCCATTGGGGGCATCCTGATTGCCCTGTTGTGGGCTGCGAGTGTCAGCCATCCCATCAACCTGCTGCTGGTGCAACTTTTCATGCTGGCTGCAGTGGGGACAGCACTGTGGTCCACGCTGGATCTGCTGTTCACACACAAGCAGGCAGTCAAGGCTTTTTTGCGGCGCTGA
- a CDS encoding ABC transporter permease subunit, translating into MFSVFKNTWLRARKPLIFWCLALFLWCLAELSLFKSLISSGGMDRMLDSMMGNMPPLLKQMFFRMDLVTAPGYFNARLLSLTLPLVLIIHGISLGNAAIAGEEQHGQLDLLLSNPLSRTGYYLGRLLAMVSMQMLLVGVFYLTCVLFAPVLGVEFKGAHLLDAFSSVFLLALTASTLALMVGSLVPHSGVVMGTASVILLASYLLNAAAPVNPDLKVLQSFSVFYYYNDTLPIKNGLDASSALVLVAIAVVLSGIGLMRFNSRDLSK; encoded by the coding sequence ATGTTCAGCGTGTTTAAAAACACCTGGCTGCGGGCCAGAAAACCCCTGATCTTCTGGTGCCTCGCGCTCTTTCTGTGGTGCCTGGCTGAACTCTCCCTGTTTAAAAGCCTGATCTCCAGTGGAGGCATGGACCGCATGCTTGACAGCATGATGGGCAACATGCCCCCCCTGCTCAAGCAGATGTTCTTCAGGATGGATCTGGTGACTGCCCCTGGATACTTCAATGCCAGACTCCTCAGCCTGACTTTGCCTCTGGTGCTGATCATTCACGGGATCAGCCTGGGAAATGCAGCCATTGCAGGAGAAGAACAGCATGGGCAACTGGATTTGCTGCTCTCCAATCCGCTCAGCCGTACCGGATATTACCTGGGCCGTTTGCTTGCCATGGTCAGCATGCAAATGCTGCTGGTCGGGGTGTTCTACCTGACCTGTGTGCTGTTTGCGCCTGTGCTGGGAGTGGAATTCAAAGGTGCACATTTGCTGGATGCTTTCAGCAGTGTGTTTCTGCTGGCCCTTACAGCTTCCACCCTGGCCCTGATGGTGGGCAGTCTGGTGCCCCATTCTGGTGTGGTGATGGGAACGGCCAGTGTGATCCTGCTGGCCAGTTACCTCCTCAATGCCGCAGCCCCGGTCAATCCCGACCTGAAGGTGTTGCAGTCTTTCTCGGTGTTCTACTATTACAACGACACCTTGCCCATCAAAAACGGTCTTGACGCCAGCAGTGCCCTGGTGCTGGTGGCCATTGCTGTGGTGCTCAGTGGGATTGGGCTGATGCGGTTCAACAGTCGGGATCTGAGCAAGTAG
- a CDS encoding ABC transporter ATP-binding protein produces the protein MKVIEVQHLEKKYGRSRGIQDLVFEVRTGEVYGFLGPNGSGKTTTIRTLLGMLKPTSGQASILGLDIKRDTVKIRQKVGYLPGELNLYPEMTALEVLRYFADLRGMKMDKEVHDTIERLKLDPRKKIRDLSKGNKQKIGIIQAFMHHPEVLILDEPTSGLDPLMQYEFDQIILDSKKQGKTVLLSSHVLAEVDKTADRVGILKEGRLIVESTMQELKSHARQQIEVEFAAVPPAESLSNIPGITETQLQGNRAIFTVSGKMDAFIKTLSRFEILSLRSMSADLESLFMEYYREDQHVQRV, from the coding sequence ATGAAAGTGATTGAGGTTCAGCATCTTGAAAAAAAGTATGGGCGTTCCAGAGGCATCCAGGACCTGGTGTTTGAGGTGAGAACAGGGGAGGTGTACGGGTTTCTGGGACCCAACGGATCAGGCAAAACCACCACCATCCGCACCCTGCTGGGCATGCTGAAACCCACCTCTGGACAGGCCTCCATTCTGGGTCTGGACATCAAGCGTGACACGGTCAAAATCCGCCAGAAGGTGGGCTACCTGCCCGGAGAGCTCAACCTGTACCCCGAAATGACCGCCCTGGAAGTCCTGCGTTACTTCGCGGATCTGCGTGGCATGAAAATGGACAAAGAGGTCCACGACACCATCGAACGCCTCAAACTGGACCCCAGAAAAAAGATCCGCGACCTCTCCAAAGGCAACAAGCAGAAAATCGGCATCATCCAGGCCTTCATGCACCACCCGGAAGTGCTGATTCTGGATGAGCCCACCTCGGGTCTGGATCCCCTGATGCAGTACGAATTTGACCAGATCATTCTGGACAGCAAGAAACAGGGCAAAACCGTGCTTTTAAGTTCACATGTGCTGGCAGAGGTGGACAAGACCGCAGACCGGGTGGGCATCCTCAAAGAAGGCCGCCTGATTGTGGAAAGCACCATGCAAGAGTTAAAAAGTCATGCTAGACAGCAGATTGAGGTGGAGTTTGCAGCTGTTCCACCAGCGGAATCCCTCTCAAACATTCCAGGCATCACCGAAACGCAACTGCAGGGCAACAGGGCCATTTTCACGGTTTCAGGCAAGATGGACGCTTTCATCAAGACCCTCTCCAGGTTTGAAATCCTCAGCCTGAGGTCCATGAGTGCCGATCTGGAAAGCCTTTTTATGGAGTACTACCGGGAGGACCAACATGTTCAGCGTGTTTAA
- a CDS encoding GbsR/MarR family transcriptional regulator: MTPPQDQFIQHVTRVFEAQGAQRILGLLLGALLIHPKGQMNAQELQDSLHVSRAAISQGCTTLTQMGFIEKVRVKGDRKSDYRLREGVWEKVAMQGVQKLQMFIEVADFGLQLAPNDRLSDMKAFFEFWQEAYPRILQEWQSRKGQP; encoded by the coding sequence ATGACCCCGCCACAGGACCAGTTCATCCAGCACGTGACCAGGGTGTTTGAAGCCCAGGGAGCACAGCGCATTCTGGGTCTCCTGCTGGGAGCCCTGCTGATTCACCCGAAAGGCCAGATGAACGCCCAGGAACTGCAAGACAGCCTGCACGTTTCCAGAGCGGCCATCAGTCAGGGATGCACCACCCTGACCCAGATGGGCTTCATCGAAAAAGTACGGGTCAAAGGAGACCGCAAAAGCGATTACCGCCTCCGGGAAGGGGTGTGGGAAAAAGTGGCCATGCAGGGGGTGCAGAAACTGCAGATGTTCATCGAGGTGGCGGATTTTGGTTTGCAACTGGCCCCCAATGACCGCCTGAGCGACATGAAGGCCTTTTTTGAGTTCTGGCAGGAAGCCTACCCCAGAATTCTGCAGGAGTGGCAAAGCAGAAAAGGACAGCCATGA
- the truB gene encoding tRNA pseudouridine(55) synthase TruB, which yields MPIYAVDKPLNFTSHDVVARSRKLLKTRKIGHTGTLDPLATGVLVLCVEDSTKLVQFMEADSKDYLAFIAVGAATLTLDAEGPITEKTPSPLPNPKKIQEVLKGFLGPQQQIPPQFSAIQVGGVRAYDIARQGGSIELPARSITLHELTLLGISSTQDMQHLRFGPAEKGWSITESGQAFPFPEQLGDFPVLVVRCSVSSGSYIRALARDVGLALDMPAHLAGLVRTRAGKYHLQDCVSLEQLPEATGYSELTALDFPVLEVDAELAKRLRSGQKIRHDQEGRFVVLHENELVAVAEVTEGVLRVLRVWHGS from the coding sequence ATGCCCATTTACGCTGTGGACAAGCCCCTGAATTTCACCTCCCACGATGTGGTTGCCAGATCCCGCAAATTGCTGAAGACCCGCAAGATTGGCCACACCGGGACCCTCGATCCCCTTGCCACCGGAGTGCTGGTGTTGTGCGTGGAGGATTCCACCAAACTGGTGCAATTCATGGAGGCAGACTCCAAAGATTATCTGGCCTTCATTGCTGTGGGTGCAGCCACCCTGACCCTGGATGCTGAAGGCCCCATCACTGAAAAAACCCCTTCTCCCCTGCCCAATCCCAAAAAAATCCAGGAGGTTCTGAAGGGCTTTCTGGGACCTCAACAGCAGATTCCACCCCAGTTCAGTGCCATTCAGGTGGGTGGAGTGCGGGCTTATGACATTGCCAGACAGGGCGGTTCCATTGAGCTTCCTGCCCGTTCCATCACCTTGCATGAATTGACCTTGCTGGGAATCAGCAGCACCCAGGACATGCAACACCTGCGTTTTGGGCCTGCAGAAAAAGGATGGAGCATCACCGAATCTGGCCAGGCTTTCCCTTTTCCAGAACAACTGGGGGATTTTCCCGTGCTGGTGGTCCGTTGCAGCGTGAGTTCCGGGTCTTACATCCGTGCCCTGGCCCGTGATGTGGGATTGGCCCTGGACATGCCAGCCCATCTTGCAGGACTGGTGCGCACCAGGGCAGGAAAATACCACCTGCAGGATTGTGTGTCCCTGGAACAACTGCCAGAAGCCACCGGATACAGCGAATTGACAGCCCTGGACTTTCCTGTTCTGGAGGTGGACGCAGAACTGGCAAAACGGCTGCGGTCAGGCCAGAAAATCAGGCACGATCAGGAGGGCCGTTTTGTGGTCCTGCATGAAAATGAACTGGTGGCTGTTGCAGAAGTCACTGAAGGGGTGCTCAGGGTTTTGCGGGTCTGGCACGGATCTTGA
- a CDS encoding MerR family transcriptional regulator has translation MFKIGEFARITGVTLRTLRHYDELGLLSPSRISDNDYRVYTAGDLQKMQQILSLRDLGMPLERIRQVTQGLSRADFLLLLEEHRAALREELEHLQSKISRLEHKLKEVHMYSPEIRSIPERFVLSAQGTAQDYQHVTAPMQQLWDRLCGHLAQHPATRTGPDTVVWYGDYGDMEAFTLELVFPIAAPIETAEGVRCYLQEATPEMGVVLHKGSYEDLGDAYAALAAFLEQHGYERTGHMREAYLHFGEDQKDHLTEIHVPVRKKA, from the coding sequence ATGTTCAAGATCGGTGAATTTGCACGCATCACAGGGGTGACCCTCAGGACCCTCAGGCACTACGACGAACTGGGCCTGCTGTCTCCGAGTCGCATCTCAGACAACGACTACCGGGTGTACACCGCTGGAGATTTGCAGAAAATGCAGCAGATTCTGTCTCTCAGGGATCTGGGGATGCCTCTGGAGCGCATCCGTCAGGTGACCCAGGGGCTGTCCAGAGCAGATTTTCTGCTGCTCCTGGAGGAGCACCGTGCTGCACTGCGGGAGGAGCTTGAACACCTTCAATCCAAAATTTCACGTCTGGAACACAAGTTGAAGGAGGTTCACATGTACAGCCCCGAGATCCGCAGCATCCCTGAACGTTTTGTGCTCTCTGCCCAGGGCACCGCGCAGGATTACCAGCACGTCACCGCTCCCATGCAGCAGTTGTGGGACCGCCTGTGTGGCCATCTGGCCCAGCATCCTGCAACGCGCACAGGACCCGACACCGTGGTCTGGTATGGCGATTATGGAGACATGGAGGCGTTCACACTGGAACTGGTTTTTCCCATCGCAGCTCCCATCGAGACTGCAGAAGGCGTTCGTTGTTACTTGCAGGAAGCCACCCCTGAGATGGGTGTGGTGCTGCACAAAGGCAGTTATGAAGATCTGGGAGATGCCTACGCTGCACTGGCGGCCTTTCTGGAGCAGCATGGTTATGAACGCACCGGGCACATGCGGGAAGCCTATCTGCACTTTGGTGAAGACCAAAAAGACCACCTGACCGAAATTCATGTTCCGGTGCGCAAGAAAGCCTGA
- the ald gene encoding alanine dehydrogenase, with protein MIIGLPKEIKVKENRVALTDGGVASLVRRGHTVLVEQGAGVGSGISDDAYLAAGARLVTVDEAWGADMVVKVKEPIKQEYQYLRKGLLLFTYLHLAADQALTDRLLETGTTGVAYETVQMNDGSLPLLTPMSEVAGRLSVQAGAYHLQKPNGGLGVLLGGVPGVEPGKVVILGGGVVGTNAAKMAMGLGAQVTILDVSHKRLQYLDDVFGGRMVTLMSTEENIRKTIATADLVVGGVLIPGAKAPHLITRDMLSLMKPGSVIVDVAVDQGGCVETIHATTHDDPTYVVDGVVHYGVANMPGAVPRTSTYALTNQTIRYALELADRGLDALATNPSLLKGLNTFQGQCTNQGVAEAFGLKFMEPGQALQQVLI; from the coding sequence ATGATCATCGGCTTGCCTAAAGAGATCAAAGTCAAAGAGAACCGTGTGGCCCTTACCGACGGAGGCGTTGCCAGTCTCGTCCGCCGTGGGCACACGGTGTTGGTTGAACAGGGTGCAGGTGTGGGGTCGGGCATCTCCGACGACGCATACCTCGCTGCTGGCGCAAGGCTTGTCACGGTAGACGAAGCCTGGGGCGCAGACATGGTGGTCAAAGTCAAAGAACCCATCAAGCAGGAATACCAGTACCTCAGAAAAGGACTGCTGCTGTTCACCTACCTGCACCTTGCTGCAGACCAGGCCCTCACCGACAGGTTGCTGGAAACCGGCACCACCGGAGTGGCCTACGAAACCGTGCAGATGAACGACGGCAGCCTCCCCCTGCTCACCCCCATGAGTGAGGTCGCAGGTCGCCTGTCCGTGCAGGCCGGAGCCTACCACCTGCAAAAACCCAATGGCGGTCTGGGCGTGCTGCTGGGCGGCGTTCCTGGTGTGGAACCCGGCAAAGTGGTGATTCTGGGCGGCGGCGTGGTCGGCACCAACGCAGCCAAAATGGCCATGGGCCTGGGTGCACAGGTCACCATCCTGGACGTGAGCCACAAACGCCTGCAGTACCTGGACGATGTCTTCGGGGGACGCATGGTCACCCTGATGAGCACCGAGGAAAACATCCGCAAAACCATCGCCACCGCAGATCTGGTGGTTGGTGGCGTGCTGATCCCCGGAGCCAAAGCCCCCCACCTGATCACCCGCGACATGCTTTCCCTGATGAAACCCGGCAGTGTGATTGTGGATGTGGCCGTGGACCAGGGGGGCTGCGTGGAAACCATCCATGCCACCACCCACGATGACCCCACCTACGTGGTGGATGGTGTGGTGCACTATGGCGTGGCCAACATGCCCGGAGCTGTGCCCAGAACCAGCACCTACGCCCTCACCAACCAGACCATCCGTTATGCGCTGGAGCTGGCAGACCGTGGACTGGACGCACTTGCCACCAATCCCTCCCTGCTGAAAGGCCTCAACACCTTCCAGGGCCAGTGCACCAACCAGGGTGTGGCAGAAGCCTTTGGGCTGAAATTTATGGAACCTGGACAGGCCCTGCAACAGGTTCTGATTTAA
- a CDS encoding Asp23/Gls24 family envelope stress response protein, which produces MKGNITITEGALAALIGLTAHEIPGVVGMSPANIRDGIRKILGRAQASEGVAIKKDSNGQYSAELFVIVAFGVNIPIVARNIEEKVKEFIKRNAGIELAGVTVHAVGVSHA; this is translated from the coding sequence ATGAAAGGAAACATTACCATCACCGAAGGGGCACTGGCTGCCCTGATTGGACTGACCGCCCATGAAATTCCCGGCGTGGTGGGGATGTCCCCTGCCAACATCCGTGACGGCATCCGCAAGATTCTGGGGCGGGCACAGGCCTCTGAGGGGGTTGCCATCAAGAAAGACAGCAATGGCCAGTACAGCGCTGAATTGTTCGTGATTGTGGCCTTTGGGGTCAACATTCCCATTGTGGCCCGCAACATCGAAGAGAAAGTCAAAGAGTTCATCAAAAGAAATGCAGGCATCGAATTGGCCGGAGTGACCGTGCATGCCGTGGGGGTGAGCCATGCCTGA